A part of Thermococcus sp. SY098 genomic DNA contains:
- a CDS encoding ATPase domain-containing protein yields MVESYVVRRVKSGIPGFDELIEGGFPENTTILVTGSTGTGKTTFGAQFIYKGAEEYGEPGVFVTLEERAKDLRREMLSFGWDFRKYEEQGLIAIVDGVSSSVGLPSEEKFALEDRFNIDNFLRYIYRVVKAINAKRLVIDSVPSIAFRLKEETQIREVLLKLNTILLEMGVTTILTTEAPDPSAGRISRYGIEEYIARGVVILDLQERNIELKRYLLIRKMRETKHSMRKYPFEITNSGIVVYPSGEIY; encoded by the coding sequence ATGGTTGAGTCTTATGTAGTAAGGAGGGTTAAAAGCGGAATCCCGGGTTTTGATGAGCTGATTGAGGGCGGTTTCCCTGAGAATACAACTATCCTGGTAACTGGTAGTACTGGTACTGGTAAGACTACTTTTGGAGCTCAATTTATATATAAAGGCGCAGAAGAATATGGAGAGCCAGGTGTTTTTGTTACGTTAGAAGAAAGGGCAAAAGACCTTCGGAGGGAAATGCTCTCTTTTGGATGGGATTTTAGAAAATATGAAGAGCAAGGCTTAATTGCCATTGTGGATGGCGTTAGCTCAAGCGTTGGATTGCCTTCCGAAGAAAAATTTGCTCTTGAGGATAGGTTTAACATTGATAATTTTCTTAGATACATCTATAGGGTCGTAAAAGCAATAAATGCGAAACGTCTCGTTATTGATTCTGTTCCTTCGATAGCATTTAGACTTAAAGAGGAGACACAAATCAGAGAAGTGCTACTAAAGTTGAACACAATACTTCTTGAAATGGGAGTTACAACAATCCTGACAACCGAAGCTCCAGACCCGAGTGCTGGGAGAATAAGCAGATATGGGATTGAGGAATATATAGCAAGGGGTGTCGTGATTCTTGATCTTCAAGAAAGAAACATTGAGCTAAAAAGATACTTGCTTATCAGGAAGATGCGTGAGACAAAGCATTCGATGAGAAAATACCCATTTGAAATAACCAACAGTGGAATAGTTGTCTATCCAAGTGGAGAGATTTATTAA
- a CDS encoding DMT family transporter translates to MEISGRIKITVSMLIWGSVGIFARFTNLNGLGIAFFRVALGALILALLFSIKDKSWFQKVSDATKQKFGWMILLGIALALNWVFLFTAFLYTSIARAVLIYYSAPVLATLISAKFLKEKISKFQILLILMAFLGLLIIMSEQKMNFENRDFIGAVFAFIAAVFYAMIPNLGRFLKEVKSDILTFVQLFIASVILIPFVLYGKIFVGKINWLAVGILVAVHTVFALFLYMDGLKSVKVNEAALLSYLDPLSAVVYAFLVFGEVPTVRTVIGGVLILSASLLDTLKRR, encoded by the coding sequence ATGGAAATTTCAGGGAGAATTAAAATAACAGTCTCAATGCTAATCTGGGGAAGTGTTGGGATTTTTGCGAGGTTCACAAATTTAAATGGATTGGGAATCGCATTCTTTAGGGTTGCATTAGGAGCTTTAATTTTAGCACTGTTGTTCAGCATAAAAGATAAATCTTGGTTTCAGAAGGTTAGTGATGCTACCAAACAAAAGTTTGGATGGATGATCCTCCTTGGCATTGCACTTGCCTTAAATTGGGTGTTTTTATTTACCGCTTTTCTATACACTTCAATAGCAAGAGCAGTCCTTATTTATTATTCAGCTCCAGTTCTTGCAACGTTAATTTCAGCTAAGTTCCTTAAAGAAAAAATCTCGAAATTTCAAATTTTGCTGATTCTTATGGCTTTTCTTGGCTTGCTGATAATAATGAGCGAGCAAAAAATGAATTTTGAAAACAGAGATTTTATAGGAGCCGTATTCGCATTCATAGCAGCAGTTTTTTATGCGATGATTCCAAATCTGGGTAGATTTTTAAAAGAAGTGAAAAGTGACATACTAACATTTGTTCAGCTGTTTATAGCCTCTGTAATCCTTATTCCTTTCGTCCTCTATGGTAAAATATTCGTTGGAAAGATTAACTGGCTTGCCGTTGGAATTTTAGTAGCTGTGCACACTGTTTTTGCACTCTTCCTATATATGGACGGATTAAAAAGCGTTAAAGTGAATGAAGCCGCCTTGCTCAGCTATCTTGATCCTCTAAGTGCGGTGGTTTATGCGTTTTTAGTATTCGGAGAAGTCCCTACTGTCAGAACAGTGATAGGGGGAGTTCTGATACTATCAGCATCTCTTTTAGATACATTAAAGCGGAGATAG
- the priS gene encoding DNA primase catalytic subunit PriS, with protein sequence MNELFREVTKRERQLYYEKEWNAEKLPSFIVDTLENREFGFDHTGDGPSDRKNVFHDLRDLEDYVKATAPYAIFSSVALYEEPKEMSGWLGAELVFDIDAKDLPLRRCNHESGTVCPICLEDAKELAKDTLIVLKEDFGFEDIHIVYSGRGYHIRVLDEWALELDSKAREKILAYISSAEEVTFDDIQSKRIMLSSGYFRIFRLRFGYFIMRVRYNHLKNIGLNKKQISLILNNKEKIYQGFVKEARLTAFPQGIGYKTLLRLFALSTTFSKAYFDGRVTVDVKRILRVPSSLHSKVGLITTYIGSKEKELEKFNPFRDAVPKFRKEEVKQAYEEWLKNNELKSE encoded by the coding sequence ATGAATGAGCTTTTCAGGGAAGTTACAAAAAGGGAGAGGCAGCTTTACTATGAAAAGGAATGGAATGCTGAAAAACTTCCATCATTTATTGTGGATACTCTCGAAAATAGAGAATTTGGTTTTGATCATACTGGAGATGGACCAAGTGATAGGAAAAATGTATTCCATGACCTAAGAGACTTAGAAGATTACGTTAAAGCAACAGCACCTTATGCAATATTTTCAAGTGTTGCATTATATGAGGAGCCCAAAGAAATGAGTGGGTGGCTTGGAGCAGAGCTTGTTTTTGATATAGATGCCAAGGATCTGCCCCTAAGAAGGTGTAACCATGAAAGTGGAACTGTTTGTCCAATTTGTTTAGAAGATGCTAAAGAGCTTGCAAAAGATACGCTAATTGTTTTAAAGGAGGATTTTGGATTTGAAGATATCCACATTGTGTACTCCGGTAGAGGATATCACATAAGGGTACTTGATGAATGGGCACTTGAACTTGATTCCAAGGCGAGGGAGAAAATTTTAGCATATATATCTTCAGCAGAAGAGGTTACATTCGATGACATCCAAAGCAAGAGGATAATGCTATCTTCTGGATACTTCAGGATTTTTCGTCTTCGCTTTGGATATTTTATAATGCGTGTTAGATATAACCACCTCAAAAATATTGGATTAAATAAAAAGCAGATTAGTTTGATTCTGAACAACAAAGAAAAAATCTACCAAGGATTTGTTAAAGAGGCAAGACTTACAGCCTTTCCACAGGGAATAGGGTACAAAACTCTCCTTAGACTCTTCGCATTGTCAACTACATTCTCAAAAGCATACTTCGATGGCAGGGTCACAGTTGATGTTAAAAGAATCCTCAGAGTTCCCTCAAGCCTTCATTCTAAAGTCGGATTAATCACAACTTATATTGGGAGCAAAGAAAAGGAGCTTGAAAAGTTTAATCCGTTTAGAGATGCAGTGCCAAAGTTCAGAAAAGAAGAAGTCAAGCAAGCATATGAGGAATGGCTCAAGAATAATGAGCTAAAGAGTGAGTAG
- a CDS encoding DUF61 family protein, producing MSQPDEIINKEIARINIHLPRARKSLAKLLNEDVPKVQLRDGSFHYFKKEELEYLQSLLDVEELEKLHLPIVLEITTAWHGYFRVRGRVEVKVIEKVLGTYDILEEKVEVILPRYLLPKIRRTLPTTTTYAFIME from the coding sequence ATGTCTCAACCAGATGAAATAATAAACAAAGAAATAGCAAGAATTAACATACACCTGCCCAGAGCGAGAAAAAGCTTAGCAAAGCTTTTGAACGAAGATGTTCCAAAAGTTCAGCTTAGAGATGGGAGTTTTCATTATTTCAAAAAGGAGGAACTTGAATATTTGCAATCTCTCTTAGATGTAGAGGAACTTGAAAAGCTTCACCTCCCAATCGTGCTTGAAATAACGACTGCCTGGCATGGGTATTTTAGGGTTAGGGGGAGGGTTGAAGTTAAGGTAATTGAAAAAGTACTTGGGACGTATGACATATTAGAGGAAAAAGTAGAAGTTATCCTTCCTCGGTATTTGCTACCAAAAATAAGAAGAACTTTGCCCACAACTACAACTTATGCATTTATAATGGAGTGA
- a CDS encoding RAD55 family ATPase, with translation MYEDIEKRVERVPTGIIDDLIMGGIPKGSVVLLIGDPKSGKTTFISQFVHTQLTGGYSTIGILVDIPKYEFVSNALDFGWDFMPYLEENFFILDAYSQRLRGTPKFSFDEAVVTDIRDTTQLIDAIKDVTLKILSEKNPPMITGIISSLTPIFFETDKKQIYKFLEDLKELAHRNKQVWLVEMNSGIEEPHVEMMVKAIVDGIIEMRLIEENMTLRRYLRVYGMRRTKHVLSWVPYEITETGIQLQV, from the coding sequence ATGTATGAGGATATTGAAAAACGAGTAGAAAGAGTTCCGACTGGGATAATAGATGACCTCATAATGGGGGGCATTCCAAAAGGTAGCGTTGTTTTGCTAATTGGTGACCCCAAGTCAGGAAAAACAACGTTTATCAGCCAGTTCGTTCACACACAGCTAACTGGAGGATACTCCACAATTGGGATTCTCGTTGATATTCCAAAATATGAGTTTGTAAGTAATGCTCTTGACTTTGGATGGGATTTCATGCCATATCTTGAGGAGAATTTCTTCATACTCGATGCCTACAGTCAGAGATTAAGGGGGACTCCTAAGTTCTCCTTTGATGAAGCGGTTGTTACTGATATCAGAGACACCACTCAACTTATCGATGCGATAAAGGATGTAACCTTGAAGATTTTATCTGAAAAGAACCCTCCAATGATAACGGGAATAATATCATCTTTGACTCCAATATTCTTTGAAACAGATAAAAAGCAGATATACAAATTTTTGGAGGATTTAAAAGAACTTGCTCACAGAAACAAGCAGGTGTGGTTGGTTGAGATGAATTCTGGAATTGAGGAACCTCATGTTGAAATGATGGTTAAGGCAATTGTTGATGGAATAATCGAGATGAGGTTAATAGAAGAAAATATGACCCTCAGAAGATATCTAAGGGTCTATGGGATGAGAAGAACCAAACATGTTCTGTCTTGGGTGCCTTATGAGATAACTGAAACAGGAATTCAGCTTCAAGTCTGA
- a CDS encoding NAD-dependent epimerase/dehydratase family protein: MKVLVTGGAGFIGSHLVDRLMEQGYEVRVVDNLSAGSLNNIKQWLDHERFEFLKGDLRSKEVAKKAVRDVEVVFHLAANPEVRIGAQSPGLLYETNVLITYNLLDAMRGEEVQYLVFTSSSTVYGDAKVIPTPEDYAPLEPISVYGGAKLAAEALISGYAHTFDIKSLVFRLANIIGERSNHGVIYDFINKLKANPNRLEILGDGTQKKSYLHVSDTVEGMLFLFEKFKEENKTYDVYNLGSEDWITVKEIAEIVSEEMGLNPEFYFTGGVDGGRGWKGDVKFMRLSIEKAKGKGWKPKMNSYDAVKRTVRELLRTLE, encoded by the coding sequence ATGAAGGTTCTTGTTACTGGAGGTGCAGGTTTCATTGGTTCCCACTTAGTTGACAGATTGATGGAACAAGGGTACGAAGTTAGAGTAGTTGACAACCTAAGTGCTGGTAGCTTGAATAATATTAAACAGTGGCTTGATCATGAACGGTTTGAATTTCTCAAAGGTGACTTGAGGAGTAAGGAAGTTGCGAAAAAAGCCGTAAGAGATGTTGAGGTTGTATTCCACCTGGCGGCTAATCCGGAGGTTAGAATTGGGGCACAGAGCCCGGGACTTTTATATGAAACAAATGTCTTGATAACGTATAACCTTCTTGATGCCATGAGGGGGGAGGAAGTCCAGTACCTTGTGTTCACATCTTCATCCACTGTCTATGGGGATGCTAAAGTTATTCCAACTCCGGAAGATTATGCTCCTCTTGAACCGATAAGTGTCTATGGTGGGGCAAAGCTTGCAGCTGAGGCTTTAATTAGTGGTTATGCCCATACTTTTGATATAAAAAGTTTGGTCTTCAGGTTAGCAAATATAATAGGAGAGCGCTCAAATCATGGAGTAATCTATGACTTCATAAATAAACTGAAGGCAAACCCAAATCGTTTAGAAATTCTTGGAGATGGAACTCAAAAGAAGAGCTATCTTCATGTGAGCGATACTGTTGAAGGGATGTTGTTCCTTTTTGAGAAGTTTAAGGAGGAGAATAAAACCTATGATGTCTACAACCTTGGAAGCGAGGATTGGATTACAGTTAAGGAAATTGCTGAAATTGTCAGCGAAGAGATGGGACTTAATCCGGAGTTCTATTTTACAGGTGGAGTTGATGGCGGGAGAGGGTGGAAAGGAGACGTGAAGTTCATGCGTTTAAGCATTGAAAAAGCTAAAGGCAAGGGATGGAAGCCAAAAATGAACAGTTATGATGCTGTAAAAAGGACCGTTCGAGAACTCTTAAGGACATTGGAGTGA
- a CDS encoding DMT family transporter: MKRGYLLVFLAASMWGTLGIFAKLLYQFNLDTFTVVFYRVMIAFFLLLIYNSSKGLKIKKERLPFYAFYGFFSIFLFYVLYFYTVRISSVSLAVLLLYTAPIHSMILGYLVFKEKVTPTKSIALIMAVSGVLFVVNPNDERISILAIILGLLSGVTYALYGVLGKMAVRNENPEEALLYTLGFGALFLIPFSNFKIPLNAVPYIFALAFFPTFLAYILYNTALREVEVSKASIIATIEPVVALILAYLVFNEVLTLKQLLGAALIIGGSVLIHLDDIIGKKN; encoded by the coding sequence TTGAAGAGGGGATATCTTTTAGTTTTTTTAGCTGCCAGTATGTGGGGTACTCTTGGAATATTTGCCAAACTGCTGTATCAGTTTAACTTGGACACTTTTACTGTGGTATTTTATCGGGTGATGATTGCGTTTTTTCTCCTCTTAATATATAACTCCTCAAAAGGTTTGAAGATTAAGAAAGAACGTCTCCCATTTTACGCATTCTATGGGTTTTTTAGTATTTTTTTGTTTTATGTGCTGTATTTTTATACTGTAAGAATATCTTCAGTGTCTTTGGCGGTTTTACTCTTATACACTGCCCCAATTCACTCTATGATACTTGGATACCTTGTCTTTAAAGAAAAAGTAACTCCAACAAAGTCAATAGCATTGATAATGGCAGTTTCAGGAGTGCTATTTGTTGTAAATCCGAATGATGAAAGAATAAGCATTCTTGCAATAATATTGGGACTTCTATCCGGAGTTACTTATGCATTATATGGTGTTTTAGGTAAAATGGCAGTTAGAAACGAGAACCCTGAAGAGGCATTACTATATACTCTTGGATTTGGAGCTCTGTTCTTAATCCCCTTTTCTAATTTTAAAATTCCATTAAATGCAGTTCCCTATATTTTTGCACTTGCGTTTTTTCCAACATTTCTGGCATACATATTATATAACACTGCTCTGAGAGAGGTTGAGGTAAGCAAAGCTTCAATAATAGCGACGATAGAACCAGTCGTAGCTCTAATTTTAGCGTATCTGGTATTTAATGAAGTCTTGACATTAAAACAGTTGTTAGGGGCGGCTTTAATAATTGGAGGCTCAGTGCTTATTCATTTAGATGATATAATTGGGAAAAAGAATTAA
- a CDS encoding NAD+ synthase — MRTLNYEEVIEKIVHFIKEKVDETNVGGVVVGVSGGVDSATTAFLAVKALGKEKVLGLIMPYYENQDVEDAKLVCETLGINYKIINIKPIVDAFEESLDFEPDKITKGNIMVRTRMVLLYAHANQYNLLVLGTSNKSELLTGYYTKWGDGASDYAPLINLYKTEVWEIAKRLGVPERIIEKKPTAGLWIGQTDEDELGISYKLLDEILYRLVDLKLPKEKIAEELGIPIEKIEYVENLIKNSEHKRSLPVGPEI, encoded by the coding sequence ATGAGGACTCTAAACTACGAGGAGGTTATTGAGAAAATAGTGCACTTCATTAAAGAAAAGGTAGACGAAACAAATGTAGGTGGTGTTGTGGTTGGTGTTAGTGGTGGTGTTGATAGTGCTACTACTGCTTTTCTTGCGGTGAAGGCTTTGGGAAAGGAGAAAGTTCTTGGCTTGATAATGCCATACTACGAGAATCAGGACGTTGAGGATGCGAAATTAGTCTGTGAAACTCTTGGAATTAACTATAAGATCATCAACATCAAGCCAATAGTTGATGCTTTTGAGGAAAGCCTTGACTTCGAGCCGGACAAGATTACCAAGGGCAACATAATGGTGAGGACGAGGATGGTTCTCCTCTATGCTCATGCAAACCAGTACAACCTCCTCGTTTTGGGAACAAGCAATAAGAGTGAGCTTTTGACGGGTTATTATACTAAGTGGGGTGATGGTGCAAGTGATTATGCTCCACTGATAAACCTCTACAAAACGGAAGTCTGGGAGATTGCCAAGAGGTTGGGTGTTCCGGAGAGGATTATTGAGAAGAAACCCACTGCTGGGCTCTGGATTGGGCAGACGGATGAGGATGAACTCGGCATAAGTTACAAACTCCTGGATGAGATCCTTTACAGATTAGTTGACTTGAAACTGCCAAAAGAAAAAATTGCTGAGGAGTTAGGTATTCCAATTGAAAAAATCGAATACGTTGAGAATTTAATAAAGAATAGTGAACACAAGAGAAGTCTACCAGTAGGTCCAGAGATCTGA
- the priL gene encoding DNA primase large subunit PriL — protein sequence MLDPFGKKARELLKEFEDINSFLEIIPTYLDINLALERVKWLKNDAIPEYILNANDWKDLMGFYALLGALAFSPYGFEMELVKEANLKIYLTRIKKTKNFEELSISIAPVADNEIPQRDLTIIEKRLYSEISPEDREKITLKYKVKLKDFLSLNEGSLKDVYIRNGYAYLNRSQLIELWKKSFEKNLERAVNLLYELRDELPQYYIQLYNRLSEIAREYFKKRLEGVGRTTAQPLRFDLFPPCIKIALGGVPSGLRNYAITVLLTSFLSYARICPNPPSKNVKIKDCIKDLSIIEKEILPVIIEAGNRCSPPLFEDQPNEIKNIWYHLGFGYTSKPKLEDSGTSTWYFPPNCSKIKVNAPQLCKPDKDCKYIKNPLTYYLRKLYLESKKESQGEDKNE from the coding sequence ATGCTCGATCCCTTTGGGAAAAAGGCAAGGGAATTACTTAAGGAATTTGAAGACATTAACAGCTTCTTAGAGATTATTCCAACGTATTTGGATATAAATTTAGCATTAGAACGGGTTAAATGGCTAAAAAATGATGCAATTCCAGAATATATTTTAAATGCTAATGATTGGAAAGATTTAATGGGATTTTACGCCCTTTTAGGTGCACTCGCATTTTCTCCGTATGGATTTGAAATGGAGCTTGTAAAAGAAGCCAATTTAAAGATATATCTTACCAGAATCAAAAAAACCAAGAATTTTGAAGAGCTTTCAATATCTATTGCACCCGTAGCAGATAATGAAATACCTCAAAGAGATCTGACGATAATTGAAAAAAGGCTTTACAGTGAAATTTCTCCAGAAGACAGAGAAAAAATCACCCTCAAATACAAAGTTAAGCTAAAAGATTTTCTAAGCTTAAATGAAGGTAGCTTAAAAGACGTGTACATTAGAAATGGATATGCATATCTGAATAGAAGCCAACTTATAGAGCTCTGGAAAAAATCCTTTGAAAAAAATCTTGAGAGAGCCGTGAATCTGTTGTATGAACTCAGAGATGAGCTTCCCCAGTACTATATCCAGCTTTATAACCGGTTAAGTGAGATTGCAAGAGAGTACTTTAAGAAAAGGCTTGAAGGGGTCGGAAGAACCACCGCCCAACCATTGAGATTCGATTTATTCCCTCCATGCATTAAAATCGCCTTGGGAGGCGTACCCAGCGGGTTGAGAAATTATGCCATAACTGTTCTATTGACATCATTCCTGAGCTATGCAAGGATATGCCCCAATCCCCCAAGCAAAAATGTGAAAATCAAAGACTGCATAAAGGATTTAAGCATAATTGAAAAAGAAATCCTGCCAGTGATAATTGAAGCGGGGAACCGGTGCTCTCCCCCACTTTTTGAAGATCAGCCAAATGAGATCAAAAACATATGGTACCATCTTGGATTTGGTTATACTTCAAAACCTAAACTGGAAGACAGTGGCACATCCACTTGGTATTTCCCACCAAACTGCTCAAAAATTAAAGTGAATGCACCTCAGCTCTGCAAACCCGATAAAGACTGCAAGTACATCAAAAATCCTCTCACCTACTATCTGAGAAAGCTATACTTAGAAAGTAAGAAAGAGAGTCAAGGAGAGGATAAAAATGAATGA
- the glnA gene encoding type I glutamate--ammonia ligase — translation MNEIKSMTTMERRKIKFLQLIFVDINGVPKGMEVPIERYEEAISDGISFDGSSIPGFQGIEDSDLIFKADPSTYAEIPWEGVARVYGFIYKDDKPYHADPRGILKSVSDELAKEGLKIYIGPEPEFYLFRKNGTWELQLPDVGGYFDIINLDKAKDVKREIALYMPYFGLTPEVLHHEVGAGQHEIDFKFSDALGTADNIISFKYVVKAVAESHGLYATFMPKLIYGMPGNGMHLHISLWKDEENLFVGEEGLSETALYFIGGILKHAKALAALTNPTVNSYKRLVPGYEAPVYVSWGYRNRSALIRVPAYKGKGARIEYRCPDPSANPYLAFAAIIEAGLDGIKHKIEPFAYVEENVYEMDREKRIETGIETLPSSLKEALDELKKDKIVRKALGKAYRNFKEYKEREWEEYIEYLKKRNIPLETKEVTEWELEKYFYV, via the coding sequence ATGAACGAAATAAAAAGCATGACAACGATGGAGAGAAGAAAAATAAAATTCCTTCAGCTGATTTTTGTTGACATAAACGGTGTTCCAAAAGGAATGGAAGTGCCAATAGAAAGATACGAGGAGGCTATAAGTGATGGAATTTCTTTTGATGGATCGTCCATCCCTGGATTTCAGGGAATAGAGGACAGCGACTTAATATTTAAGGCTGACCCTTCAACATATGCAGAAATCCCATGGGAAGGAGTAGCAAGAGTCTATGGGTTCATATATAAAGATGACAAACCCTATCATGCAGACCCAAGAGGAATTTTAAAGAGTGTGAGTGATGAACTTGCGAAAGAAGGACTAAAAATTTATATCGGGCCAGAACCAGAATTTTACCTCTTCAGAAAAAATGGAACATGGGAACTTCAATTACCAGACGTTGGGGGATATTTTGATATCATAAACCTTGACAAGGCTAAGGATGTAAAGAGAGAAATTGCACTCTACATGCCCTACTTTGGTCTAACTCCTGAAGTGTTACACCATGAGGTGGGGGCTGGACAGCACGAAATAGATTTTAAGTTCTCAGATGCCCTCGGAACAGCAGACAACATCATAAGCTTCAAATATGTTGTCAAGGCAGTTGCAGAGAGTCATGGATTATATGCAACATTCATGCCAAAGCTCATCTATGGCATGCCTGGCAATGGAATGCACCTTCACATAAGCCTGTGGAAAGATGAAGAGAATTTATTTGTCGGGGAAGAGGGACTCAGTGAAACAGCACTATACTTCATTGGCGGAATATTAAAGCATGCCAAGGCACTGGCAGCTTTGACGAACCCAACCGTAAATAGTTACAAACGTTTAGTCCCAGGATATGAAGCCCCTGTTTATGTAAGCTGGGGTTACAGAAACAGGAGTGCACTGATAAGAGTTCCAGCATACAAAGGAAAGGGTGCAAGAATTGAATACCGCTGTCCAGATCCAAGTGCAAATCCCTATTTAGCATTTGCCGCAATAATCGAGGCAGGCTTGGATGGAATAAAGCACAAGATTGAACCTTTTGCATATGTCGAAGAAAACGTTTATGAAATGGATAGAGAAAAGAGAATTGAAACAGGTATTGAGACCCTGCCATCAAGCTTAAAAGAAGCCTTAGATGAGCTCAAAAAGGACAAAATTGTTAGAAAAGCCCTTGGAAAGGCTTACAGAAACTTCAAAGAATATAAAGAAAGGGAATGGGAAGAATATATCGAGTACCTCAAGAAAAGAAATATCCCATTAGAGACCAAAGAAGTAACAGAATGGGAGCTCGAAAAGTATTTCTACGTTTAA
- a CDS encoding tripartite tricarboxylate transporter permease, whose amino-acid sequence MLREFLFGLIAGTMTGITPALHVNTLASLLNGLNNKPNGFGFVILIYTMGLTHTFLDSIPSTFLGVPDEDTVLNTLPAHKLVLEGRALEVINISLKASLLAVIFAFPLLPVYLSLAPNYTPGFGRVFVFFLACFLILIEKGIKKAFALLVFLISGILGILIDYLPLREPYFHIFVGLFGVPTIFYSLRSGITTIEAGDYEIKMSYKSLFGFSLLGTALGMLASLLPTFTSSQAALIGSFFSRDERSFLTVAFSVNTSNFFFSLFNFYLTGRTRNGIMVLIKEKYYLLSSHEILILTLLTIAATLIISLYGLKIAKIISSVLFKVNYKLLNFLVLSFVVVLSLYFDRVLGILVLATASLIGSLPLLLNIKRTNCMGVLMVKIMVRR is encoded by the coding sequence ATGCTTAGAGAATTCTTGTTTGGGCTCATAGCTGGGACTATGACAGGGATAACACCAGCGTTACACGTTAATACTTTAGCATCACTGTTGAATGGTTTAAATAATAAGCCCAATGGATTTGGATTTGTGATACTCATTTATACAATGGGTTTAACTCATACGTTTTTGGACTCTATACCTTCAACTTTTCTTGGAGTTCCTGATGAAGATACGGTATTGAATACTTTGCCTGCCCATAAATTGGTTCTTGAGGGGAGGGCTCTTGAGGTAATTAACATCTCCCTGAAGGCAAGTCTTTTAGCAGTAATTTTTGCTTTTCCCCTCTTACCTGTTTATCTCTCCTTAGCCCCTAACTACACACCCGGGTTTGGTAGAGTATTTGTATTCTTTTTGGCTTGTTTTTTGATTTTAATAGAAAAAGGAATAAAGAAGGCTTTTGCTTTACTTGTTTTCTTAATCTCTGGGATTCTTGGAATTCTGATTGACTATTTACCTCTCCGGGAGCCATATTTTCATATTTTTGTTGGGTTATTTGGAGTTCCCACAATATTTTATTCTCTGCGTAGTGGGATTACCACCATTGAAGCTGGAGATTATGAAATTAAAATGTCCTATAAGTCTTTATTTGGTTTTTCCCTTCTTGGAACTGCTTTAGGAATGCTTGCATCCCTGCTTCCTACCTTTACCTCTTCTCAGGCCGCATTAATTGGAAGCTTCTTTTCAAGGGATGAAAGGTCGTTTTTGACGGTGGCATTCTCTGTGAACACATCGAATTTTTTCTTTTCACTTTTTAATTTCTACCTAACGGGGAGAACGAGAAATGGAATAATGGTTTTGATTAAAGAGAAGTACTATTTGTTGAGTTCACATGAGATTTTAATTTTAACACTACTTACTATTGCTGCGACTTTAATTATAAGCCTCTACGGGCTGAAAATAGCTAAAATAATTAGCAGTGTTCTCTTTAAGGTGAATTATAAGCTCCTAAACTTCCTTGTTTTATCTTTTGTTGTTGTCCTGTCCTTATATTTCGACAGGGTCCTTGGTATCTTAGTTTTGGCAACAGCATCACTAATAGGTTCTCTTCCCCTTCTTCTTAACATAAAGAGAACAAACTGTATGGGAGTTTTAATGGTAAAAATAATGGTTAGAAGATAG